A DNA window from Phoenix dactylifera cultivar Barhee BC4 chromosome 13, palm_55x_up_171113_PBpolish2nd_filt_p, whole genome shotgun sequence contains the following coding sequences:
- the LOC103707229 gene encoding late embryogenesis abundant protein Lea5-like, with protein sequence MARALSNATIVAALSDGIALLAGRRGYSSAAAAVAGRRSRTVVEEKAAAAAMKSCGCLEPAAAPSSSWVPDPVTGYYRPANRAAETDPAELRAMLLKPKSQH encoded by the exons ATGGCTCGCGCTCTCTCCAACGCCACCATCGTGGCGGCTCTCTCCGACGGCATCGCCCTCCTCGCCGGCAG GAGGGGTTATTCTAGTGCGGCAGCCGCGGTAGCGGGGAGAAGGAGCAGGACGGTGGTGGAGGagaaggcggcggcggcggcgatgaAGAGTTGCGGGTGTTTGGAGCCGGCGGCGGCACCGTCATCGTCTTGGGTGCCGGATCCGGTCACCGGGTACTACCGGCCGGCGAACCGTGCGGCGGAGACCGACCCGGCAGAACTGCGGGCGATGCTCCTGAAGCCAAAGTCTCAGcactga
- the LOC103707231 gene encoding dormancy-associated protein homolog 3-like, producing the protein MGLLDKLWDDTVAGPRPETGLSKLRKHSTFAFRPSPGKEEAKEGGSGKFEGDEAPRVTRSIMIKRPTGCPSPGNATPPLSPSGSTPPVSPFSGGGREWNRFRRKSSSDAYERGGMAGVGPRNPAPPYEV; encoded by the exons ATGGGTCTTCTTGACAAGCTCTGGGACGACACCGTCGCCGGGCCACGGCCGGAGACCGGCCTCAGCAAGCTCCGGAAGCATTCCACCTTCGCCTTCCGGCCGAGCCCCGGCAAAG AGGAGGCGAAAGAAGGGGGAAGCGGGAAATTTGAGGGCGACGAGGCGCCAAGGGTGACGCGGAGTATAATGATAAAGAGGCCGACGGGGTGCCCGTCACCGGGGAACGCGACGCCGCCGCTATCCCCGTCGGGATCGACGCCTCCGGTGTCTCCGTTTTCCG gaggaggaagagaatggAACCGGTTTAGAAGGAAATCATCGTCTGATGCATACGAGAGAGGAGGAATGGCCGGTGTCGGACCACGGAATCCTGCTCCTCCTTACGAGGTGTGA